The following coding sequences lie in one Aricia agestis chromosome 10, ilAriAges1.1, whole genome shotgun sequence genomic window:
- the LOC121731222 gene encoding uncharacterized protein LOC121731222, translating into MKRRHNKISTSQRQSEQSESDDDSGSSTPPARKLLKKLLEKNVQQAVQDLQDDEPSISKSKHHRAASLIPEFDPDVEEYTIAAWIKKVDQIGDIHGWNDEIKSFYLQDKLRGQAKKWYNRLDNYDYSYIEWKEMLLRAFPKHRDYGGMLEELLRRKKLPTESMTKYYQDKIALCFRCKLSDNASVSCIIRGLPISLQANARAFQCQTPGELYEGFLCALDDYNATSHDPGWQKTNRQVIDKKIFANPETDPCPRCKKTGHLLRNCSLPDTRTCFKCGKQGHIALRCPSSSLNNKITNTSNSTKEINLLSQYSDNVYKKIAKINGVHVKAYIDTGSQVNVLNQQVASALSLEIKPTSVVLKGFSGGLTTSQGEVDFQLEIDGITMQCQAHLSSINMNGVNLLIGQPIINSNGITLTISRCVANFEYVSNSVCETEAVEENNKFKVVTTSEERLPPGASIVRVQVLGNRRDNDVVTPPRHYNLHGVSFSLPATLMRGEEGYIKVVNMGSETIVWPKGEVLTRAESCEEPHRLQPVSQSIGQENVCNMLTRLVDILWIP; encoded by the exons ATGAAAAGAcgacataataaaatatctacgtCACAACGACAAAGTGAACAGTCGGAATCGGATGATGATTCAGGATCCAGTACACCACCTGCAAGgaagttgttaaaaaaattactggAAAAAAATGTTCAGCAAGCTGTACAGGATCTTCAAGATGATGAGCCCTCCATAAGCAAATCTAAACATCACCGTGCCGCTTCTTTGATTCCAGAATTCGATCCGGATGTAGAAGAATATACTATTGCAGCCTGGATTAAGAAAGTAGATCAAATCGGAGATATTCATGGATGGAATGACGAAATAAAATCTTTCTACTTGCAAGACAAATTACGAGGTCAAGCAAAAAAATGGTACAATCGTCTAGACAATTACGATTACTCGTATATCGAGTGGAAGGAAATGTTGTTGCGTGCTTTTCCTAAACACAGGGACTACGGTGGTATGCTAGAAGAATTATTACGTCGTAAAAAACTACCCACAGAGtccatgacaaaatattatcaagATAAAATTGCCCTGTGCTTTCGATGTAAATTATCTGACAACGCTAGCGTTTCTTGTATTATTCGCGGCCTTCCAATATCCTTGCAAGCAAATGCGAGAGCTTTTCAGTGTCAAACCCCAGGTGAGCTTTACGAAGGATTTTTGTGTGCCCTTGATGATTATAATGCTACATCACATGATCCTGGATGGCAAAAAACGAATCGGCAAGTAATTGATAAGAAAATCTTTGCAAATCCAGAAACTGATCCGTGCCCAAGATGTAAAAAGACTGGTCATTTACTGCGAAATTGTAGCCTACCAGATACTCGCACTTGTTTTAAGTGTGGTAAACAGGGGCATATAGCATTACGTTGTCCATCTTCTTCATTAAATAATAAGATTACAAACACCAGCAATAGCACAAAGGAAATAAACTTATTGAGTCAGTACAGCGATAATGTTTACaagaaaatagcaaaaattaaCGGCGTCCATGTCAAAGCTTATATTGATACCGGGAGCCAAGTTAACGTACTAAATCAGCAAGTCGCAAGTGCATTATCCCTAGAAATCAAACCTACAAGTGTAGTGCTAAAAGGTTTTTCAGGTGGATTGACAACTAGCCAAGGAGAAGTAGATTTTCAGCTAGAAATTGATGGGATAACTATGCAGTGTCAAGCTCATCTTTCCAGCATAAATATGAATGGAGTAAATCTACTAATCGGACAGCCAATAATCAACAGCAATGGAATAACTTTAACTATTAGCAGATGCGTAGCAAATTTCGAATATGTTTCTAATTCCGTTTGCGAAACCGAAGCTGTTGAAGAGAATAACAAATTCAAGGTTGTAACTACCAGTGAGGAGCGTCTACCGCCAGGTGCTTCTATAGTTCGTGTTCAAGTTTTAGGAAATAGAAGAGATAACGATGTAGTGACTCCGCCACGACACTATAACCTGCACGGTGTTTCCTTCTCTCTGCCCGCGACCCTGATGCGTGGTGAGGAGGGCTACATCAAAGTCGTTAACATGGGCTCCGAGACTATTGTGTGGCCAAAAGGAGAAGTGCTGACAAGAGCTGAAAGCTGTGAGGAGCCACACCGTCTGCAGCCAGTAAGCCAG AGTATAGGCCAGGAGAACGTATGCAACATGTTGACGCGCTTAGTAGACATCCTGTGGATACCGTGA
- the LOC121731221 gene encoding facilitated trehalose transporter Tret1-2 homolog: MTIPIYVKEISDDCNRGALAAILPIAQYVGVIIMYVLGTYLDYYHVVYCVIGVPILMTVLLLRAPESPNFLVKQGRIDDALECVALLRGLEKTDSRVKNEVENMEKTDAINKKLPEISTFKLVKNQKWRKWVFFIGILFTLRGWNGTLCIQTYAVSVLYSTGVTFKISPEILTFGFPVVMIATALLLTVFVERFERKRLLCLAHLITAICMVAIAVVTLLQSHGTDIPSWLPITAIVVISAAFSGGVSPLPYVLVTEMFPFAIRAKVIGIISVYGWFSIFIITFLHPILVTHIGSPNTYIIYGALNLLAAIFVIIFLPKTRGKSEAEIQKVMGTE; this comes from the exons ATGACTATCCCTATTTACGTGAAGGAAATAAGTGACGATTGCAATCGGGGTGCCTTAGCCGCGATACTACCAATCGCCCAGTATGTAGGAGTCATCATAATGTATGTGCTGGGTACCTACCTGGACTACTACCATGTGGTATACTGCGTCATTGGTGTTCCGATTCTGATGACAGTTCTGCTACTGAGAGCACCAGAGTCGCCTAACTTTTTGGTGAAGCAAGGACGCATCGAC GACGCTTTAGAGTGTGTAGCGTTGCTCAGGGGCTTGGAGAAGACTGACAGTAGAGTTAAGAACGAGGTAGAGAACATGGAGAAGACTGATGCCATCAACAAAAAGCTGCCTGAAATATCAACATTTAAATTAG TGAAAAACCAGAAATGGAGGAAATGGGTATTCTTCATCGGTATCTTGTTCACGCTTCGCGGCTGGAATGGGACCCTGTGTATCCAGACGTACGCTGTATCAGTGCTGTATTCCACCGGGGTGACGTTCAAAATCAGTCCCGAAATCCTCACGTTTGGTTTCCCCGTGGTGATGATAGCGACGGCCCTTCTACTGACTGTGTTTGTGGAACGGTTTGAGAGAAAG cgtctactaTGTCTTGCTCACCTGATAACCGCTATCTGCATGGTAGCTATCGCCGTGGTGACGCTGTTACAATCCCACGGCACAGACATACCCAGCTGGCTGCCTATAACCGCCATCGTGGTCATCTCAGCCGCGTTCTCTGGCGGTGTATCGCCTCTGCCCTACGTATTGGTCACAGAGATGTTCCCTTTTGCG ATCCGTGCAAAGGTGATCGGTATAATATCGGTGTACGGTTGGTTCTCTATATTCATCATAACGTTCCTTCATCCGATCCTGGTCACCCATATCGGTAGCCCTAACACGTACATAATATATGGAGCACTGAATCTGTTGGCTGCCATATTCGTTATAATATTCCTGCCGAAGACTAGAGGGAAATCCGAGGCAGAAATACAGAAAGTCATGGGCACTGAATAA
- the LOC121730951 gene encoding protein transport protein Sec24A: MSQAPNPYNNAPGQQAPNPGIFQQYSQVPANNLAGTTKQDGNSNSTVPGIPPTNHYTQSANSSPAFNNPGMFPPPTSLQSSPMRPIKPVANPSQVPTQNIPPNVSSQANMPPAPSYYPPNIQQGQINNNAPPLVPSSQFQPFVNGPLGPPSQKPPSQYPPSSATFSPTPVSQQPPGPLGPPFQRPPSQFPPSSTSFSPTPVSQQPPGPFGPPSQRPPSQYPPSSTSFNLKPVSQQPSGPVGPPSQRPPNQFPPSSNSFSPTPVSQQPLGPGSYMPGMPPSMGAQRPPTSVPSTSQPNVPFSGPLMPGSRNSPMMSGVAPSGPRNSPSMGPPTSIIPSGSQGPGVPSVGPPKTNLNGPSIPPPQMGPPRGIPSGPSSLPPMPGFNHHNGPMSQPTAPGYQQGPPNANSGPPSMPGMSGPSMPIPPMPQPMPGGQGAMNGPPKTNFQNRYPPMPPSNLTPQQQAQIQQNIAKQFPQSHTYGVSGVTQQMNQLSVTKQGFDQLWGHQMVDLMQCKHILPEYPEDPPEIKLGHQFAEAPNCSPEIFRCTVNRIPETNNLLQKSRLPLGILIHPFKDLNHLPVIQCTTIVRCRACRTYINPFVYFVDAKRWKCNLCYRVNDLPEEFQYDPVSKSYGDPSRRPEIKSATIEFIAPSEYMLRPPQPAVYLFLLDVSQVARDSGYLQIACDTIKENLDQMPGDARMQIGFICYDAHIHYYLMSDGRSRPQEMTVLDIDDIFLPSPESLLVNLGENRDMVTELLTILPKRFANPGAPASALGAALQAAHKLMAPTGGRITVFQTCLPNIGPGALQSREDPNARSGKEVAHLNPATDFYKRLALDSSGAQVAIDLFLLSAHYCDLATLSGMSKFSGGSVHHIPLFRGARAWQAAQLRRMLARYLTRKIGFEAVMRVRCTRGISIHTFHGNFFVRSTDLLSLPNVSPDAGFGMQLTIEESLADLQQVCFQAALLYTSSRGERRIRVHTLALPIANTLPDVLHAADQQAMIGLLAKMAVDRCASASMSEAREALTNVAVDVLCAQRLAQNLPAGALSPSLQAPMSLRLLPLYILALLKRKAFRTGTSTRLDERVGDMLLMKSAPLGQLLRAVYPDLYALHTLAQYAEAREPDPPRLHLTAERINSNGAYLLDDGETMMIYICHGVSPAWLSDTFGVAAYTQIQDDARELPLIESEGNELLHAFIEKLNEDRPYPANIVVLRDNSPSKTMFTERLVDDRVESAFSYYEFLQHIKNQVK; encoded by the exons CTCCGAACATTCAACAgggacaaataaataataatgcacCACCTCTCGTTCCTTCTAGTCAGTTCCAACCTTTCGTTAATGGTCCTCTGGGACCACCTTCTCAAAAACCTCCCAGTCAATATCCTCCATCATCGGCTACTTTTAGCCCAACACCTGTGAGTCAACAACCACCTGGACCTCTAGGGCCACCTTTTCAAAGACCACCCAGCCAATTCCCCCCATCATCTACCTCTTTCAGTCCCACACCTGTAAGTCAACAACCACCTGGACCATTCGGGCCACCTTCTCAAAGACCACCCAGTCAGTACCCCCCTTCATCGACATCTTTTAACCTGAAACCTGTAAGTCAACAACCATCAGGGCCCGTTGGGCCACCTTCTCAAAGACCACCCAACCAATTCCCCCCATCATCAAACTCTTTCAGTCCTACACCCGTAAGTCAACAACCGCTGGGGCCAGGCTCTTATATGCCTGGAATGCCACCTTCTATGGGAGCTCAAAGACCACCCACATCTGTGCCTTCTACAAGCCAGCCGAACGTCCCTTTCAGTGGTCCTCTTATGCCTGGGTCCAGAAATAGTCCTATGATGAGTGGAGTAGCTCCATCTGGCCCCAGGAATAGCCCCTCAATGGGTCCACCTACTAGCATAATTCCGAGTGGATCTCAAGGCCCAGGAGTACCTTCCGTGGGGCCAccgaaaacaaatttaaatggCCCATCTATTCCTCCCCCACAAATGGGTCCACCTAGAGGGATACCAAGCGGACCATCCTCCTTACCTCCAATGCCAGGATTCAACCATCACAATGGTCCCATGAGCCAGCCTACAGCACCAGGATACCAACAGGGGCCGCCAAATGCCAACAGTGGTCCACCGAGTATGCCCGGCATGAGTGGACCAAGTATGCCTATCCCTCCCATGCCACAGCCGATGCCTGGGGGACAGGGCGCAATGAACGGACCACCGAAGACCAACTTTCAGAACAGATATCCTCCAATGCCTCCAAGCAATTTAACACCGCAGCAGCAAGCTCAGATACAGCAGAATATAGCTAAGCAGTTTCCCCAATCTCATACTTATGGCGTTAGTGGTGTTACACAGCAGATGAACCAGTTGAGTGTCACTAAACAAGGCTTCGACCAGCTTTGGGGACACCAGATGGTGGACCTCATGCAGTGTAAGCACATCCTACCGGAGTACCCCGAGGATCCTCCAGAGATTAAACTTGGACATCAATTTGCCGAGGCACCCAACTGTAGCCCTGA AATCTTCAGATGTACAGTGAATCGTATACCAGAGACAAATAATTTGCTACAAAAGTCCAGGCTACCTCTTGGTATCCTGATACATCCTTTTAAGGATCTCAAT CACCTACCAGTGATACAATGCACGACGATAGTGCGATGCCGCGCGTGCCGCACCTACATCAACCCCTTCGTTTACTTCGTGGACGCCAAGCGTTGGAAGTGCAACCTGTGCTATCGGGTCAACGACT TGCCCGAGGAGTTCCAATACGACCCCGTGAGCAAGTCGTACGGCGACCCGTCCAGACGGCCGGAGATCAAGTCGGCGACCATCGAGTTCATAGCGCCCAGCGAGTACATGCTGCGGCCGCCCCAGCCCGCCGTCTACCTGTTCCTGCTGGACGTGTCCCAGGTGGCGCGGGACTCGGGATACTTGCAG ATAGCATGCGACACCATCAAGGAGAATCTAGATCAGATGCCGGGAGACGCGCGTATGCAGATCGGCTTCATCTGCTACGACGCGCATATCCACTACTACCTGATGAGCGACGGCCGCTCCAGGCCACAGGAGATGACAGTCCTAGATATTGATG ACATATTCCTCCCGTCGCCGGAGTCTCTACTGGTGAACCTGGGCGAGAACCGCGACATGGTGACGGAGCTGCTGACGATCCTGCCCAAGCGGTTCGCGAACCCCGGCGCCCCGGCCTCCGCGCTCGGGGCGGCGCTGCAGGCCGCGCACAAGCTCATG gCGCCAACCGGTGGAAGAATAACAGTTTTCCAAACGTGTCTACCGAATATTGGACCAGGCGCGTTACAATCAAG AGAGGACCCCAACGCGCGGTCGGGCAAGGAGGTGGCTCACCTCAACCCAGCGACGGACTTCTACAAGCGGCTGGCGCTCGACAGCAGCGGCGCTCAGGTCGCCATAGATCTGTTCCTGCTTAGCGCTCACTACTGCGACCTGGCTACGCTCA GTGGCATGTCGAAGTTCTCCGGCGGCAGCGTGCACCACATCCCGCTGTTCCGCGGCGCGCGCGCGTGGCAGGCGGCGCAGCTGCGGCGCATGTTGGCGCGATACCTCACGCGCAAGATCGGCTTCGAGGCGGTCATGCGGGTTCGGTGTACCAG agGCATATCAATCCACACGTTCCACGGCAACTTCTTCGTGCGTTCCACCGACCTGCTGTCGCTGCCAAACGTGTCTCCTGACGCCGGGTTCGGCATGCAACTGACTATAGAGGAGTCGTTAGCTGACCTCCAACAGGTGTGCTTCCAAGCCGCCTTGCTGTATACCAGCAGTAGAG GGGAGAGACGGATACGTGTCCACACGCTAGCCCTGCCGATCGCCAACACGCTGCCCGACGTGTTACACGCGGCCGACCAACAGGCCATGATTGGACTTCTGGCTAAGATGG CGGTCGACCGTTGCGCGAGCGCATCGATGTCGGAGGCGCGCGAGGCGCTGACCAACGTGGCAGTGGACGTGTTGTGCGCGCAACGCCTGGCGCAGAACCTCCCCGCTGGCGCACTCAGCCCGTCGCTCCAGGCGCCCATGTCGCTGCGCCTGCTGCCGCTGTATATACTGGCGCTGCTCAAGCGG AAAGCGTTCCGCACGGGCACATCGACGCGGCTGGACGAGCGCGTCGGCGACATGCTGCTGATGAAGTCGGCGCCGCTGGGCCAGCTGCTGCGCGCGGTGTACCCCGATCTCTACGCGCTGCACACGCTGGCGCAGTACGCCGAGGCGCGCGAGCCCGACCCGCCGCGCCTGCATCTCACCGCTGAGAG GATAAACTCAAACGGCGCATACCTGCTAGACGACGGGGAGACGATGATGATATACATCTGTCACGGCGTATCACCGGCGTGGCTGTCGGACACATTCGGCGTGGCGGCGTACACCCAGATACAGGACGACGCCCGCGAGTTGCCCCTCATAGAGAGTGAAGGCAATGAATTACTGCACGCGTTCATAGAGAAGCTAAACGAGGACCGACCTTACCCGGCCAATATTGTTGTGTTGAG GGATAACTCACCATCAAAAACCATGTTCACCGAGAGATTAGTGGACGACAGAGTGGAATCCGCCTTCTCCTATTATGAGTTCTTGCAGCACATCAAGAACCAAGTGAAATGA